The nucleotide sequence AACAACGTTCAGAAAATCAGGAGTACGGCCCATTAGTCCAAAAGTAGATTTTGCGTAGATCTCAAACAGCTGGCTGCGCGCCATCAATTCATCATAGGTTGTCGGATGGAGAAAAGCATTGTTTACACGCTCACCCGTCTCTTTGCAAATATGTGTAATGGAATCTTGATATTGTGGATCGTGCTGCATGTCGTACAATTTAGCGATCTCTTGGATTGGCTGATTAAAAACAGGTTCGTTTACAACATCTGTTACTCTCCTGCCCTCTAACCAAATTTCTGGCGAACGAGATTTTAAGGCTTGTATATATTGAGCACCAGTTCTTATTCCCATACCATATGCCTCCTCTATGAATCTTGTTTTAATTTGTTTCAACTATATAAGAAAGCGCTTACAAGTCTCAATGCTGTAATTTCACATTATGAAATTATCTGAAAATTTTATCTTCACTGTTGTTTTTTGTTGATTTCCTCTACAGGCTGCTAATAAATAGAGCCCTCATGCAACATGCAAGAGTGGCTCTTTTTCTTTGGCTGTTTTCTAAAGGATTGTTGCTTTTAAATCTTTTTGTTTATTCGCTTCTTTGACAAGTTGATTGGAGTGCAAGTTGCGAGACTCCTGCGGGACAGGCGGGCAGGTGAGACACTTATACGTGAAACGTACGAATGTGGCTCACCGCCTGCCCCGCGGAAAGCGAGCAACCTGGAACGGAAATCAACTACTATCAAAAGCAACAATGAATACGAAAACAGTCTTTTCTTTTAAAGACCGATCATTCTTGGAATCCAGAGAACCGCATCTTCTAAATATGTGATTAAGAACAAGATGGCAATTGCAATTGCCAAGAACGGCCCTGATGCTCTAACTAGCTTTTCGAAACGCACTTCAGCAATGGATGAAACGATAAACAGCCCTGTTCCAACAGGCGGTGTTAATAAACCAATCGTTAAGTTGATGCATATGATTACACCAAAGTGTATTGGATCGATCTCAAACGAGGTCACGAGCGGCATAAAAACAGGAACTAAGATGATTAAAGCTGCAATCCCATCCAGCAGCATTCCGACAATCAACAGCATGACATTAACCAAAAGAAGAAAAACGAACGGATTTTCAGAGATGGACAACATGCTGTCTGCAAAAACTTGCGGAAGCTGTTCAAAAGCAATCAGCCATCCAAAAATATTAGCCATTGCGATCAAGAATGTAACCGTTGCTGTACTTACTACAGTGTTAATGAGGATTTGAGGAATCGACGTCCATCTTAGTTCTCGATAAAAGAAAACGCCTACTAAGAATGCAATCACGCAAGCTACCGCCGCAGATTCAGTTGCCGTAAATGCACCAGACAGGATACCAAAGATAATAACAAATGGAACCAAAAGTGCCGGCAATACCTTCACTGTGCTGTTCCACATTTCTTTTCCTGTCGCTCTTTTACTTTTAGGAAAATTGTATTTGTAGCCCATGTAAGCAATAACACTTACAAACGCGACTCCGTAAATCAGTCCTGGAACAATGCCTGCCATAAACAGTCCGCCGATGGATGTTCCTGACAGCGTCCCGTAAATGATAAAGATCATACTTGGTGGAATAATGGGTGCAATAATAGATGAAGCAAGTGTTAACGATGATGAAAATTCCCTGGAGTAACCTTCCTTCTCCATCTCAGGAACCATAATTTTACTCATCATAGCAGCTTGTGCGTTTGCAGATCCTAAGATTGAGGCTAAGAACATGTTGGCAACTACAGTCACGTATGCTAATCCTCCACGCACATGACCTACGAACACTTTTGCAAACTTAACAAGACGAGTCGTGATTCCTCCGCCGTTCATCAGTTCTCCAGCAAGCATGAACAATGGAATAGCAAGCAAACCGAAATTATCAAGACCTGAATACAGTCTCATTGGTGTGGAATCTAATAGAGCGGTGTTCCCGTTCAGAAAAAAATAAACGACTGTAATCATTCCTAAAACAAGTGAAATCGGAATTCCCATCAACAAAAACAGAATAAAAATCCCGATAATAAGAGCAGTTGTCATAGATCTGCCCCCTTTGTTTTAATAACGCGAACCAATTGAGCCAGTACATGAACACATGCAAACGTTAAGCCGATTGGAACAGCACTGTAAGGAATCCACATTGGAAGCAGAATAGCTGTGGATTTTTGAAAAGCTACCCCGTCTGACAATATCCACGTGTACGTGTACGATAGAATCAAGACTAAAAAGATAATAATGAACACCTGACTGAATACCGCTATCCACATTTTCACTCTTGGCGGGCAATAATCAAGCAATAGTGTAACAGCAGCCTGGGATCTGTACTTCAATCCCAGACTACCACCGATAAAACTGATCCAAATCAATAGAAATACAGCAACTTCACCTGACCAAGATAATGGTGCGTTCAAAAAGTAGCGAAATGCCACTGAAACGGCGACAATAACTGCTAATGCGAACATGAGAATCGCAGCAAGAAATTTTTCCACCTGACAAATTCCGTTACTAAGGCTCTGAATTATGCCGCTTCCCCCATTTATTGGAGGCTTTACACTTTGATAGATATCCCTGTCGTAATTAATCTTCAATTAAACCACACCAATCTCTCAATCTACTTTCTTACTGATTCTATAAATTCTTGAATAAGAGGGTCAGTCGGTCCGTATTTTTTATCAAATTCTTCTATATATGGCTTGAATAGTTCTGGGTCAATATCATAGATTTTCATTCCGTTGTCAGCTAGTTCTTTTCTAAACTCTTCTTCTTGCCCTGAACGTGTTTCAACCGCATAATCTGCTGCAGCTTCTAAAGATTCACGTACAATCTTCTGATCTTCTTCAGACATGCCTTCAAACGTTTTTTTGTTAACCATTCCGACTGCCGGCCAAACCATATGATTTGTAACAGCTCCATATTTTGCAACTTCATAGTACTTGTTTGTAATCGCTGCATCCAAGTCCATGTCCATTCCGTCGATTACTCCTGTCTGTACAGCTGAGTAAACCTCAGGAAGAGGAAGTCCTTCTGTTGAAGCACCTGTTGATTTATAAAAGTCCTGCATTGGAGGGCTTGGTGTTACACGAAGTTTTAATCCTTTCATATCTTCAGGTTTTTGAACATCCTTATCTTTAAACAACATGACGCGCTGACCCGCAAAAAGATAATCCAATCCTGTAATTCCTTGCTCATCCAGAGTTGCTAGGATCTTTTTCGCTGGTTCAGACTGTCTCGCCTTATGTGCTGCTTCCAGATCTTCAAAAGCATATGGAGCAAACCATGCTGCAAATGAAGGTGAACGGGAGCTTGTGTATGCTGCTGTTATAAAACCAAAGTCAACAGAACCTGATTCGATTTGCTGCATCATATCCGCTTCACTTCCAAGCTGGGAGGATGGATAGATCTCGAGTTCAATCCTTCCATCTGACCGTTTAGATAACTCTTCTTTAAATTTCTCTGCAGCTTTATGCCACATGTGTGAAGGCGGTGTGATATGCGCTAGTTTGAACTTGTATGTCTTTCCATCAGAAGATGCATCCCCTGAACTTGCGGAATCCTTGGCTCCGCTGCTGCAGGATGTTAAAAGAATCAATGCCAGCAATACAGTCATTACGATTTTTAATTTCTTCATCCCTATCAACTCCTTATTTATGTAAGCGTTATCATAAAACACTAATATAACCGAGTTCTTTTGAGATTGACTCTGCTGTTTTAACGACATGATGAATCATAGAAGGTGTATCTTGCCCTAGCATATACGATACAGGTCCTACCATATTAAGTGCAGCGATAATTTGTCCTGTATAAGACTTAATAGGAGCAGCAATTCCATACAACCCCATTTCGTTTTCGTTGTTGCTTATGGCATAACCATTTGTTCTTATATCATCAAGTTCAATTTTCAACTTTTCAACACACGTAATAGTATTGGGAGCACGGCGAAGCAATCCCCTTGATATGGTCGGCTTAATCATAGAGGGGTTAAAGGCTAGCAATACTTTTCCTGTACTTGTACAATAGGCAGGTTTTGTATCTCCTATAAAAGTGGGGACAGCTACTGAATTTGATGAAGCTACTCTTAGAACGAAGCGAACTTCACCACGATCGAGCATTCCGATATGTACGGTTGTGTTAAACCTTCTGACAAGACCTTCGCACAATGGCAGTGCTTCCGTATTTATGTCTTGCTGATACATGACGTGATTGCTCCATTCTAACAATTTCCATCCTAATCTATATTTTTTCTGACTGTCTTGAATCAGTATGCCTTCCGAGCAAAGTGTGCGAACTAAGTGATGAACTGTGCTCGCGTTCATGTTAAGTTTTTCAGCAATCTGCAGGTTCCCTAGTGCTGGTTCATCTTTCGTAAAGCAATTTAATATCCTTGAAATTTTTTGAACAGATGAAATCACCAATTCTCCCCCTCAAACGGATACGATTTAGTTGAAGTCAGCTAGCAACCACCCCTTTCAATATGCGTTCATCGTATTGAAAACGGTCGGCTTGTACAATGTCAAAATTTCATAATATGAAATTACAAGAAATATATTTTGAATAATTAGAAAATTCTAGAGGATTATATTCATTCATAAAGAAGAAGTAAGGACTAGAGGTTTATGTTAGTTTTCGTGGTCTTCTGTCGATTTACCTCCTATTTTCATAATTTCATGAAAAAAATGTAAACTGCATGTGGCAATTCGTCTATATTTCAATTACTATATGTAGTATAAATACTTTTATATATCAAATGATTGATTCATTCTTTCCATGATTTTATTGTTGAAAGAGGTGCGAGAGTTGGACATTACTGAAAGTCTTATCACTTATATGGATGAAAACCTGCCTACCTACTTACAAGACTGGCATCAGAGAGTTGTCATTTCAAACCATGACATACATAAAGAAAAAGTGATTGAAAATGCCTTGCATATGATTGAGCTAGTCAAGTTATCCTTACGCGGACAACTATCCCCTCAAAAAATCATGCACCTCGCACATGAAGTAGCCGTCCAGCGGTTGGAAGCGAAAATCAACATAGGGGAATTTGTTTACAATGTAAATTTGGGCCGCAGTGAGATTGTGCGGTTTGTTACAGGCTCTGGCATATCTATCGAACAGCTTCAGCCTGTCATTGAAACGATTAATTCTCTTTTTGATGAATTTTTGTACCATGCCGTTAAGAAATATACACAGTTAAAAGATGCGGAGATTCAAGAAAAGACCCTGTTCATCGATCAGAGTCATAAAGAGCGTTTGACCATTTTAGGGCAGATGTCATCAAGCTTTGTACATGAATTTAGAAATCCTCTTACAGCTGTTATGGGGTTTGTGAAGCTCATGCAGCAAGAGAATCCGAACATGAAATACATAGATATTATCAGCCATGAATTAACACAGCTAAACTTTCGAATTTCTCAATTTCTTCATGCCTCCAAAAAAGGGGTTCAAGAACGTGAAGCAGAGGATTTTTCATTAGAAGATTTGTTTACTGATATTCTAGACTTTATGTATCCAAGCCTAGTGGATGCAGATGTTACAGTGATTCCGCGTATCGATCCCACGATTACGCTTAAGGCACACAAGGACGAGCTGAAACAAGTTCTGCTCAATCTCATCATGAATTCTATCGATGCGCTGCGACAAAAAAAGCAAAATCGGCGCATCATGATCTTTAGTAAAATGGAGAACGACGCAAATGTACAGATTACCATTTCAAATAATGGACCTGCTATTCCATCTGAAACCATCAGTACGATCTTTGAGCCTTTTTTTACAACGAAAGAGTTAGGAACAGGTATTGGCCTTTTTGTGTGTAAAAAGATTATCGAGAAGCATAACGGTGCAATCAGCTGTTCGTCAGATGATAACATCACTACTTTTACGATCGTTCTTCCGATTCGCGGAGCTGTTATAGAAGAAGAAATCTCACACTTGGAAATATAAAAGGAACTTGGAATATCCAAGCTCCTTTTTTTAATGCAAACTTTTAATGCATCTCTTCACGATACAAGGGCATCGAGCAGCATCTGAACGATCCGCCTGATTTAATGATTTCGGATATATCCACCTCAAGCACGTCAAACCCTCTTTCACGAAGTGCCGCATTTACTTTTTTATTGACGGGTAAGCTTAAGACTTTATTGTTGCCAATCGACAAAACATTTGTCCCCAATGTAAACTGTTCATCTTTCTCTACTTCAATTATATTAAATTTCGCTGCAAGAATTTGATATTCCTTATCATCAAAGGCATCTTTATAAATCAAAGCATCTTTTTCAGATAAAATGTTAAATACACAGTCCAAATGTAAATACTTCGGATGAAAGGGTACGGAAACAACATTCATATGAGGCAATTGAGACTGAAGTTCCTGTATCGTCTCTTCAGAAGTTCTTCCGCTCACACCGATAAACACGGTATCTCCATGAACGATGACATCGCCGCCTTCAATACGGTCACCTTCAATTAGAGAGAGATTGATCTGGTGTTCCAACAGCCAGTTTCGCAAGACTTTCTCTTCACCATCACGAATGTTGCTTCCCATTCGAGAAACGAACACCGTCTCACCAATGGTAAAACCAATATCCCGAGTAAAAACTTGTTCCGGAAACCTTTCTATCGCAGGAAGCTTATAAACGTCAACTCCATTGTTTTTCATCGTCTCTACAAAGAGCTGATGCTGTTTCATCGCACGCTTCATGTTGATATTATCTTTAGCAAAATGCCTCTGAGTTTCATTAATAATTTCATCGATTTTCATGTATCTTGGTTCACATACGATCACCTTTTTCAACACACCATATTCACTATCACAATTCACGTGTTTGTATTCTCCTTTTATTACGGTAGCCATTTATAATCCTCCATTACGCACATAAGGTATTTATAAGGCTCTTCCCTAAATCAATAGTCCCGTAAACGTTTTTTGCATCTTTCATTAGTTTATTTATATTTTTTCCAAAAATGGCTAAAAGTTATCTTCTTTTTGTTACATTCATGAAATTCATGAAAAAACATGGCTGTTTCATTAACTGTGATGCAATTGGAAGTGGTTGATTTCCGTTCCATGCGCTCGCTTTCCGCGGGGCAGGCGGTGAGCCCCTTGCCGCTTTGCGCCCTTAAGGGTCTCACCTGACCGCTCGTCCCGCAGGAGTCTCGCACCTTGCACTCCAATCAACTTTGTCAATGAAGCTAAAACAAAATAATTGATAGCAAAAATCTTACAAAATAATTGATAGCAAAAATCTTACAAAATAATGTACAAAACCAAAAAACAACTGACTTAGAGATCCATTGTTGCCTTTTGCTGTCAGCTGTTTAATATTTTGTTTTAATTTAATTGGTCTGATCGTATACTTAAGCGCAAGGAAGCCAAAAACGCGCGTAAAAGAGCTTGGAGTGCGCGCAACGGACAACTTCCTGTGCGAATGTGTAAAAAATATAAAACACGTACCGTAAAACCCTTATTTAAACAGTTTTGATCATCCCGTCCTTACTACCTTACTTCCACCACGTTTCATGCATGCTCGCAGGAAGTTGCCTCTTATGTTCTGTCATGAGATAACGGTCCTCAATTTTCTTGGCTGCCTCTTCAGAAACTTTCTTACCTTCTAAATAATCGTCAAGTTCATCGTACGTAATTCCTAATTCCGTTTCATCTGCTTGCTGCGGTTTTTCATCTAATAAATCAGCAGTTGGCTGCTTTAAATAAAGTCTCTCAGGTGCTCCTAATTCTTTTAATAACATTTTGCCTTGACGCTTCGTCAACCCTGACAACGGGAGAATATCTGCTCCGCCGTCTCCGTACTTGGTGAAGAAGCCCGTTACTGCTTCAGCTGCATGATCCGTGCCGATCACTAGCAAGTTCGCTTGGCCACCCACAGCATATTGAGTGATCATCCTTACTCTAGCTTTGACGTTACCCTTGTTAAAGTCGGAAAGCTGTCCTGACGTAAACGTGTCATAGCTTCCTGCAAAAGCATCTACTGTTTCTTGAATATCAAATGTTATACGTTCGTCGGCATTGATAAAAGACATGGCGAGATCTGCATCTTCTGCATCTCTTTGTGTTCCATAAGGCAGGCGAATCGCAACGAACTTTACGATGTGACCTGATTCCCTCAGCTCTTCTATGGCCAACTGAGCTAATCGACCAGCAAGTGTGGAGTCCTGCCCACCGCTAATTCCTAGAACAAATCCCTTAGCTTTAGATTTTATTAAATATTCTTTTAAGAACGTCACTCGGTGTTGTATTTCAATTTGCGGTTCAATTTCAGGCTTTGTATTCAGTTCACTTATGATTTTCTGCTGCAATGACATTGCTATCCCCTCCTATCACGTATACAATTCGTGTTTTTTAATATAGTCATAACAAGAGTCCGGCAAAAGGTATCTTGGTTCTCCGCCTTTAGAAAACTCGTCTCGAATATAGGAGCTGCTGATCTCCATAGATAGCCCTTTATCGATCAGGTGAAATTTGGTTCCATCGTCATGGTTTCTAAGGATTGGTGAACGAGAGATGGTCTTCACCATATTAATTTCATCCCTAGCCATCACAATAAATTTGTTGCTAGAGATCAATTCTTCGTCGTACTTCCATTTTCCGTCTGCAATATCTACTAAAAGATCGGCTCCCATAATAAAGTAAACCTCATCTTCTGGATATTTCTTTTTAAAATGTTCCATCGTGTAAAACGTGTATACTTCCCAGGCATCTTGAAGCATCTCGTAATCATCTGCTACAAATTTGTCGTTATTAGAAATCGCTAATTGCAGCATACTCCACCGGTGTTCATCAGAAGTCTTCATGATTTTGTCTTTTCTTTTACTTGAACACGGAAGGAAGATAACTTTATCCAGTTTACAGCGATGTGCAACCGTGCTCGCAGTCCATAAATGAACATTTGTTATGGGGTCAAAGGATGAACCATAGATACCGATCTTAGCCATTTTACTTCCTCCTTATTTTTCACCAATCAACTGCATGACTTTTGTCTGTACATCTTGAATGTTCTTCATCTTGTTATCCCAGCATACTTGGCTGAGGTCCACTGGATATTCTTCCGGATACATCGTGCGTTTGTACTCATCCCATAACACTTCCAGATTCTCTTTAGCATATTGCTGTATTTCTGTCAGACTAGGAGTTTCATAGACTAAGTTGCCACCTACAAAAATATCCTGATGAAGCTCTTTCGCTTCAAAGTTCGTGACGAATTTACTGATAAACGTGTGAACAGGGTGAAACATTTTTAGTTTCGATTCTTCCTGAGGTGTTTCGCTATCCATCGCGATATAATCACCTTCAGATTTGTTATTAAGTGTATTAATAATTCGATAAACTTTTTTCATACCAGGCGTCGTAACTTTCTCGGGATTGCCGCTGATCTTAATCGTGTCGACCATCTTTCCATGTTCGTCTTCAATCGATACGAGTTTGTAGACCGCACCTAAAGCAGGCTGGTCATACGCGGTAATTAATTTTGTTCCAATACCCCATGAATCTATTTTTGCGCCTTGTGATTTCAAGTTAATAATCGTATTCTCGTCTAAATCGTTTGACGCAATAATCTGGGTATCTGTGAAACCTGCTTCGTCCAGCATCTTTCTAGCTTCTTTAGAGAGGTAAGCCAAATCACCGCTATCTAAACGAATTCCTTTAAAGTTGATTTTATCGCCTAACTCTTGAGCCACTTTTATCGCTGTAGGTACACCAGATCGCAACGTATCATACGTATCTACTAAAAACACACAGTTTTTATGGCGGCGAGCATACTTATGAAAAGCAACATACTCATCACGGTACGTTTGTACAAGTGCATGGGCATGAGTACCGGCAACTGGTATTCCAAAGAGTTTTCCTGCTCTTACGTTAGATGTTGCCTCAAATCCTCCGATAAATGCTGCTCTCGTTCCCCAAATCGCTGCATCCATTTCTTGTGCTCTGCGTGTTCCAAATTCCATTGCTCGTTGCTCTCCAACGACTTGTTTGATTCGAGAGGCTTTTGTCGCCACAAGTGTTTGATAATTGACGATGTTCAAGATCGCCGTTTCAATAAGCTGTGCCTCAGCAAGTGGTGCTTCAATTCGTAAAATGGGTTCGTTTGCAAATACAAGCTCTCCCTCCACCATTGAACGCACTGTTCCAGTAAATTTCACTTGCTGCAAATAGTCCAAATAATCTTCTTCATAACCTAGTTCATTCCTTAAATAATCAATATCACTTGCAGTAAACTTAAAATTTTGCAGATAATCTATGATTCTTTCTAAGCCAGCAAATACAGCATATCCGTTGCCAAAAGGAAGCTTGCGGAAAAAAACTTCAAACACCGCTTTTTTATTGTGCATATTGTCTTCCCAATACGTTTCTGCCATATTGATCTGGTAAAGGTCTGTGTGAAGCGTTAAGCTATCATCAGCATAATGTGTATTCATCGTTAGGTTACCTCCAAAAAATTAAAATTATAGAACTTTTGCGTTTAAACAACTTTTAAAGTGTCCTAATGCCCATTCATGTCCAGCTTGGTTGAAGCTTGCCACACCTTTTTCATGGACAACAATTTGAAGTCCCGCATTGTAAGCATCAATTGCGGTGTGAAGACAGCAGATGTCTGTGCAGACGCCTACGATATGAATCTCTGTAATACCGCGTTCACGCAGCTTCATTAATAGGTCCGTTCCAGCAAAGGCGCTATATCGTGTTTTATCCATCCAATAAACGTTAGATTTATCTTTGTTGTTTTCGTAGACTTTTTGAAGGTTGCCATAAAGTTGTCGACCGGGAGTTCCTGCAATGTTATGTGGGGGAAAAAGCTTGTTTTCCGGATGAAATTCATCGTTAAGTTGATGCTGATCAATGGCAAAAACAACAAAGTCACCGCTCTTAAGAAATTGTTCTGTGATAGAGATGATTTCAGATTCAATGTCTTGGGCTGGTTTTCCACACGTCAGTGCACCTTCATCTGCTACAAAATCAAATGTGTAATCAATGTTTATTAGAGCCTTTTTCATCATAAATTCCTCCCAATGATTGTTTTATCAAACTACAATAAACAACTTGTTAATTATAAACCTTAAAAAAAAGTGCGTTAATATCGTGCTGTATAGATTGGCTTTACGACATCCATATCAATAAACGTGTAAAGCTTTGTTGCTCTTTTTGAAGTTCTAGTAGTTGTTTTCCCCTGTACTTCTTGAATAAAAGGAAGTGATTTTATTTTTCTTGAGAACGATTGATCGCTTAATATGGCTGGATCGTCTGTTACCGTTTTTAGTACGGCTTGCAGCTCAGAATAGGTAAAATGTTTTGGCAAAAAATTCTTAGCTACTGTTGTCTGCAATAAGTCGTTTGTAATGACTTTGATGGCATCCCCTATAATCTGTTTATGGTCAAAAGCAAGATCGAGATTGAGAACCTCTTTTACTGAAAAAAGCTCTATATCCGCTGCGTCGTCTTGCGCTTTTCTAAGCGATAGATACGTATCAGGTACGATGGCATAATGTGCATTTGAGATAATCCATCCTCTAGGATCCCGCCCCGGCTTGTCGTACACTCCAAATTGTTTAATGTGGATTCCTGAGATGTTCGTTTCTTCTTCTAGTTCACGTTTTGCCGCTTCGAAACCCGTTTCATCATCTTGCACAAAGCCTCCTGGAATAGCCCACTTGTTTGCTTCAATGTTTGTATTCCCCTCTGTATCAAGCCCTGCTCTTTTGATTAGCATGATCTTAAGGTCCATCGTTGGAGGTTTATATGCTTCGCTTTTTTCAGAAATGATAGTAAAGACACAAATATCGGAAGTATAACCATCTGGTGTACGATATTTTTTGATGTCGTATTGTTCAAGTGCTTGCTTATTAGACAATGGTGTCCCACCTCTTTCAATTAACAAAATGTTTATTGTTAATTTATTTATATTCTATTTACCTCAAAATGTCAACACGTAAACCTATTATGAAACAAGATTATTTTTCAATGGGGCAACCATTTTTAAAACCATTCATGACTACGAAAACAGCCAAAACAAAAACCACCCGAGAAGACGAATCCACCCGGATGGCTATTTCTTTTGTGTATGAATTTTTTTGTTTTTATACTCTTATTGTGTGATCAGATCATATTTTTGGGCCGCACAAAAGCCATTTTTTCTTTGTTTGTATCTAAGAAAGGAAGATTTGGATAATGCTTCTCAACTAGTTGAAATACTTCTTCAATCAGCTGCTCTAATTTTTGTATACTTTTTTGAACATCACCAGTTAGAATAGCTGATAATCTCTGATTTAGATTTTCTGGTTTTATCACAAAAATCTCACTGTATTTGTGCATCCACTTAAAAGAAGGATGGTGGATGTACAATTTATTTAATGCAAAAAGTGTTCCTAATAACTTCTTCTGTACACCGCTCATCAGATCATACAACATAATCCAATCTTTCCTGTCTAATAAGGCATAACGGTTGTTCCATCGATACCAAAGAGCTAGGTTTTCTTCAATCATGTTTTTCGCAAGATCATCTGGATAAATTTCAACCTTCTTTTTCAACTCGTTAATGACATGATCACCATATAAACTTTGTCCATAATAAACGGACGAAACCATGCATTGCTTGCCATAATCGATCTCATACTGCTCCACAACCTCAGCTATCCACTTTTCTGCAGTAGTTGTTAAAAAGCTGCTAATCTCGAGCTTAACATTCTGAGGTGTCAAATAACTCTCCGCCCATTCTTCCTCTTCATACGGGTGAAAATCAATGATAGAGCCATTTATTGCTATGATGGGATTCATCCGGTCTTCATCATGAGGTTTTTCCGACCAAAAAATATTAAGTTCAATGTCAGAATACTTATCCTCCC is from Fictibacillus sp. b24 and encodes:
- a CDS encoding nicotinate phosphoribosyltransferase, which encodes MNTHYADDSLTLHTDLYQINMAETYWEDNMHNKKAVFEVFFRKLPFGNGYAVFAGLERIIDYLQNFKFTASDIDYLRNELGYEEDYLDYLQQVKFTGTVRSMVEGELVFANEPILRIEAPLAEAQLIETAILNIVNYQTLVATKASRIKQVVGEQRAMEFGTRRAQEMDAAIWGTRAAFIGGFEATSNVRAGKLFGIPVAGTHAHALVQTYRDEYVAFHKYARRHKNCVFLVDTYDTLRSGVPTAIKVAQELGDKINFKGIRLDSGDLAYLSKEARKMLDEAGFTDTQIIASNDLDENTIINLKSQGAKIDSWGIGTKLITAYDQPALGAVYKLVSIEDEHGKMVDTIKISGNPEKVTTPGMKKVYRIINTLNNKSEGDYIAMDSETPQEESKLKMFHPVHTFISKFVTNFEAKELHQDIFVGGNLVYETPSLTEIQQYAKENLEVLWDEYKRTMYPEEYPVDLSQVCWDNKMKNIQDVQTKVMQLIGEK
- a CDS encoding cysteine hydrolase family protein; translation: MKKALINIDYTFDFVADEGALTCGKPAQDIESEIISITEQFLKSGDFVVFAIDQHQLNDEFHPENKLFPPHNIAGTPGRQLYGNLQKVYENNKDKSNVYWMDKTRYSAFAGTDLLMKLRERGITEIHIVGVCTDICCLHTAIDAYNAGLQIVVHEKGVASFNQAGHEWALGHFKSCLNAKVL
- a CDS encoding NUDIX hydrolase, coding for MSNKQALEQYDIKKYRTPDGYTSDICVFTIISEKSEAYKPPTMDLKIMLIKRAGLDTEGNTNIEANKWAIPGGFVQDDETGFEAAKRELEEETNISGIHIKQFGVYDKPGRDPRGWIISNAHYAIVPDTYLSLRKAQDDAADIELFSVKEVLNLDLAFDHKQIIGDAIKVITNDLLQTTVAKNFLPKHFTYSELQAVLKTVTDDPAILSDQSFSRKIKSLPFIQEVQGKTTTRTSKRATKLYTFIDMDVVKPIYTARY
- a CDS encoding DUF4037 domain-containing protein; this translates as MKLKDIAIELAAIYQQNPKVQAVLLAGSVSRGWEDKYSDIELNIFWSEKPHDEDRMNPIIAINGSIIDFHPYEEEEWAESYLTPQNVKLEISSFLTTTAEKWIAEVVEQYEIDYGKQCMVSSVYYGQSLYGDHVINELKKKVEIYPDDLAKNMIEENLALWYRWNNRYALLDRKDWIMLYDLMSGVQKKLLGTLFALNKLYIHHPSFKWMHKYSEIFVIKPENLNQRLSAILTGDVQKSIQKLEQLIEEVFQLVEKHYPNLPFLDTNKEKMAFVRPKNMI